One genomic segment of Plasmodium cynomolgi strain B DNA, chromosome 14, whole genome shotgun sequence includes these proteins:
- a CDS encoding hypothetical protein (putative), giving the protein MSTVSRERAIFNLENEKKGEIHDRHRNDANVTKFINIKWNEDAYLKSEGRDKLCTLKDLNCNGDYLIKRKRKKKKANFAIKNNELILPNKYDYFLKKNDCFAIQNGNNMSYNMENLQDIYYVYKENSDICDLIIKRYNENIYLSIFNNMLIIINPHECVRPFYKLVFKTKNKNNYIFSSFINYTLQKKLGKSDSEFESQENSDDASDGNYAEDDKNVFSYLRQKKMYLGRGNIFDFDKFKKKRKKYLMELKKELYMKSNDEMAQVHKDSLGNDRIDFNELFNIRTYPRCASMDGYDSDTLGGSMRGSISYSHGGSAGGTFSGTVGGTSNGTANDAVSGTGNGSVGGPTSDGLDQGSAAASNSGQSYVHSRSGYQPRRVSKRSIHSRNYNNLVDSKDPQLSTSNHGNKLIFICGETNSNQNVVSTYVFKHIIKKGKNKELYHAYKNVMNVLNLFFNYKCYNFVIHLSSKNKLLYFNVLPCFLSDQSNVTNICTKMGNFLESLNCADEQGKKRDTKKGYAKKGYAKKGGAKSSHAHLRDDHHKMDHSESSSDGGRKSGRGEQGTSNKYEHRKKKKKRHKKAQRGGELHANSNNDSDSTVAERTKHHEQRRKKGRGNENEIFNIPYIFFFLLGSTLLDSSNKYYKHLKLHPLDIKKIYKNYVDAPADIEIKESDINRTFDYFLELGFTQGEILSMIKLNFALIFINIYITIRTCLHKNEEETLNFLHLQLINVQDYKNFVKPNTINREGRKASSDYSNQSFSNILNFRNEKYLSSDFSSITDEEKSISCIRQILQNVRTEEKETKVRIFKNRKMRDPLEQNLDNMHFSNNSPLRIDRDDNAGTRGEEKSDESNRYENHMYTNTTRRSRERKKKSNYFIVFAGHIMEEYIAFLLGVDLKGMIKILNNQIRLRNLCSTIFFRLKVRIVKQINEYLRTYFLNGTVTHSLYVYSNTGLTANISEENKNKNASGHKKYNNLSQLINNIYNEILHYYYLKMSMFNMDSYLVHTIKALKESREENDNYDSAIGSTVEKYREFSDHICRGCIISSYISQFGKNPILHLLEKYTYKFLRTVEDCQEVKEISPSVVIKAEYYKMVYLYCVEVSRVVRRLTEGVHSKRICDQGDSGNSSDSFECSGRRDRGDPPVGTIHYKKDKRRKSKIKLSDEEYAEKMLLRLMEEIAKGDKKWHGGRGNLTGRRKKKFFP; this is encoded by the exons ATGTCGACGGTCAGCCGGGAAAGAGCCATTTTCAACctggaaaatgaaaagaaaggCGAAATCCATGACAGGCACAGGAACGATGCAAATGtgacaaaatttattaacataaaatGGAATGAGGATGCTTACTTAAAATCGGAGGGAAGGGATAAATTATGTACCTTGAAAGACTTGAACTGCAATGGagattatttaattaaacggaaaaggaaaaagaagaaagcaaattttgctataaaaaataacgaacTAATCTTGCCAAACAAGTAtgactattttttaaaaaaaaacgactgTTTTGCtatccaaaatgggaacaacaTGAG CTACAATATGGAGAACCTACAAGACATTTACTACGTGTACAAGGAAAATTCAGATATCTGCGATTTGATCATCAAGAGATACaacgaaaatatttatttgagTATATTTAACAACATGCTGATTATCATCAACCCACACGAGTGCGTGCGCCCCTTTTACAAATTGGTGTTCAAAacgaagaacaaaaataattatatatttagttCATTCATTAATTATACGTTACAGAAGAAGCTGGGCAAAAGTGACTCCGAATTTGAGTCGCAGGAAAATTCGGATGATGCTTCTGATGGCAATTATGCAGAagatgacaaaaatgtgtttagCTACttgaggcaaaaaaaaatgtatctgGGCAGAGGGAACATCTTCGATTTTGACAAGTTtaagaagaagagaaaaaagtacTTAATGGAATTGAAGAAGGaattatatatgaaaagCAACGATGAAATGGCGCAAGTACACAAAGATTCTTTGGGCAATGATAGAATAGATTTTAATGAGCTCTTCAACATTAGGACCTACCCGCGGTGCGCTTCTATGGACGGTTATGACAGTGACACCCTCGGAGGTTCTATGCGCGGTTCGATTAGTTATTCGCATGGAGGCTCTGCCGGGGGCACTTTTAGCGGCACGGTTGGGGGGACTTCAAACGGAACTGCAAATGATGCTGTTAGCGGTACTGGTAACGGCTCCGTTGGGGGGCCCACGAGCGATGGCCTGGACCAGGGCAGCGCCGCCGCTTCCAACTCGGGACAAAGCTACGTACACAGCAGGAGCGGTTACCAACCAAGGAGAGTGTCCAAGAGGTCCATCCACTCCAGAAATTATAACAACCTGGTTGATTCCAAAGATCCTCAGCTTAGCACGTCAAATCATGGAAACAAATTAATCTTCATATGTGGAGAAACAAACAGCAACCAAAATGTAGTAAGTACTTATGTATTTAAGCATATAataaagaaggggaaaaacaaagaatTGTATCATGCGTACAAAAACGTTATGAATGTGcttaacttattttttaattacaaatGCTACAACTTTGTCATACATCTCAGCAGTAAGAATAAATTGCTATATTTCAATGTCCTTCCGTGCTTTTTAAGTGACCAAAGCAATGTGACAAATATTTgcaccaaaatggggaacttCTTGGAGAGCCTGAATTGTGCAGATGAGCAGGGCAAAAAGagggacacaaaaaaggggtacgcaaaaaaggggtacgcaaaaaaggggggcgcTAAAAGTAGCCACGCACATCTTCGGGATGATCATCACAAAATGGATCACTCCGAAAGTAGCAGCGACGGGGGAAGGAAATCGGGGCGAGGGGAACAAGGGACTTCCAACAAATATGAGcacaggaagaagaaaaaaaaaaggcacaaaaaggCACAAAGAGGGGGAGAATTACATGCAAATTCGAATAACGACTCCGATAGCACCGTTGCAGAGCGCACAAAGCACCACGAACAGCgacgcaaaaagggaagaggaaACGAgaacgaaatttttaatataccctacatattctttttccttctcggaAGCACCCTGCTGGATAGCTCTAATAAATACTACAAGCACTTAAAATTGCATCCActtgatataaaaaaaatttataagaATTATGTAGACGCCCCTGCCGACATAGAAATAAAGGAATCCGACATAAACAGAACGTTTGATTATTTCCTAGAACTAGGATTCACACAAGGAGAGATCCTCTCAATGATTAAGTTAAACTTTGCACtaatttttatcaatatatatatcaccATAAGGACAtgtttgcacaaaaatgaggaagaaacaCTGAACTTCCTGCATCTGCAGCTTATTAATGTGCAGGactataaaaattttgtaaagcCAAACACGATAAACAGAGAGGGGAGAAAAGCCTCATCGGATTATTCAAATCAGagtttttcaaatattttaaattttagaAATGAGAAATATCTGAGCAGCGATTTTAGCTCCATTacggatgaagaaaaaagcataaGTTGCATTAGGCAGATTTTGCAGAATGTGCGTActgaagaaaaggagaccAAAGTGCGCATCTTCAAAAATAGGAAGATGCGCGACCCGTTGGAACAGAACTTGGATAATATGCACTTCAGCAATAACAGTCCTCTAAGAATCGACAGAGACGACAATGCAGGAACGagaggggaggaaaaaagcgATGAATCGAATAGGTACGAGAATCACATGTACACAAATACGACGAGAAGAAGTagagagagaaagaaaaaatcaaattattTCATAGTATTCGCAGGACATATAATGGAGGAATACATTGCTTTCTTACTAGGTGTAGATTTAAAGGGGAtgatcaaaattttaaataatcagATAAGGCTCAGAAATTTATGTTCCACTATATTTTTCAGATTAAAAGTTAGGATagtaaaacaaattaatgagTACCTTAGAACTTACTTCCTGAATGGTACCGTTACCCACTCCTTGTATGTGTATAGCAATACTGGTCTGACTGCAAACATCtcggaagaaaacaaaaataaaaatgcgagtggacataaaaaatacaacaacTTATCCCAACTTATTAACAACATATATAACGAAATATTGCACTATTATTATTTGAAAATGTCCATGTTCAACATGGATAGCTATCTCGTGCATACAATAAAAGCATTAAAGGAGTCGAGGGAAGAAAACGATAACTACGACTCCGCCATAGGAAGCACTGTGGAGAAGTATAGAGAATTCAGTGATCACATCTGTAGAGGTTGTATAATCAGTTCCTACATTtcccaatttggaaaaaatccCATCTTACATTTGctagaaaaatatacatacaaatttttacGCACCGTGGAAGATTGCCAAGAGGTAAAGGAAATAAGCCCATCCGTCGTCATAAAAGCAGAGTATTACAAAATGGTGTACCTATATTGTGTAGAAGTTTCACGTGTAGTGAGGCGCCTTACTGAAGGGGTACATTCCAAAAGGATTTGTGATCAAGGAGATAGCGGCAATAGTAGTGATAGCTTCGAATGTAGTGGCAGGCGCGATCGTGGTGACCCCCCCGTGGGAACCATCCATTACAAGAAGGATAAACGGAGAaagagcaaaataaaattgtctgATGAGGagtatgcagaaaaaatgctactaAGGCTGATGGAAGAGATCGCCAAAGGTGATAAGAAGTGGCATGGAGGTCGAGGCAATCTgacaggaagaaggaaaaaaaaattttttccatag
- a CDS encoding hypothetical protein (putative), whose product MSNVDEFYEYAKNNFLNLLKQNNVHSRNEEKANEKKRGKEIRVKGMHDRHMSDMRKLKRDELNDKESYDQKCKDFLLKRKSKGLRRSAKGSSASASSDASASSASAGMSTRRRKREKHRRGHRERDKKGRKRKTEKGDEKRKKRKKETMEEKPRKEKITNCEERKRKGKKHEDGEKNLAGKSYLVGGRTSDSQGSSSPSGDETKRKSRREKAEIYFSSQSEDKMKTHITEKITQLSAKLEITIAEKKEKMLLKNSLNKNLVDCKFCIDSNSFSKINKLNIISISQKSYICYYNYKNVFLKDQLFISPIEHTVSVTNTNFDTVQDMRNHMKSLIAMLEESNKTCIFVEFNNCFNASIELISLRKTKHTYINCYIIPMELLEKAKIYFKKNLEDINSLYRENKQLIITKNKYAPYNVLPKQIPYVSVNFSLVETYIQEIENNYDYINMCKCIFTDLFKKDKFYKCFQNFQQYVNAVETFKSAYGKYDWTTYIN is encoded by the exons ATGAGCAACGTGGACGAGTTCTACGAATACGCGAAAAACAACTTCCTAAATCTCCTTAAACAGAATAATGTACATTCTCGAAATGAAGAGAAGgcgaatgaaaaaaaaaggggcaaggAAATTAGGGTTAAGGGAATGCACGATCGGCATATGTCTGATATGAGAAAGCTAAAGAGGGACGAACTAAATGATAAAGAAAGCTATGACCAGAAATGTAAAgattttcttcttaaaaGGAAGAGTAAAGGTTTGAGGAGGAGCGCGAAGGGGAGCTCGGCAAGTGCTTCCTCGGACGCGTCAGCTTCATCCGCATCGGCAGGCATGTCC ACGAGAAGACGAAAGCGCGAGAAGCATAGAAGAGGACATAGGGAGAGggacaaaaagggaaggaagaggaaaacggagaagggggacgaaaaaaggaagaaaagaaagaaggaaacgATGGAAGAAAAACCGAGGAAAGAGAAAATCACCAATTGTGAGGAGCGCAaacgaaagggaaaaaagcacGAAGATGGGGAAAAGAACTTAGCGGGGAAAAGCTACCTAGTGGGAGGACGAACAAGCGACTCGCAAGGGAGCAGTTCCCCTTCGGGTGATGAAACCAAACGGAAGagcagaagggaaaaagcGGAAATCTATTTTAGTAGCCAAAGTgaagacaaaatgaagacacATATCACGGAAAAAATCACCCAGTTGAGCgccaaattggaaataacaatagcggaaaaaaaagaaaaaatgttgttaaaaaactcattgaacaaaaatttagtAGACTGTAAATTTTGCATCGACTCCAACTCTTtcagcaaaataaataaattgaaTATAATCAGCATCAGTCAGAAGTCATACATATGTTACTacaattacaaaaatgtctTTTTAAAAGATCAGTTGTTTATTTCACCTATTGAACATACCGTGAGCGTAACAAACACAAATTTTGATACCGTGCAAGACATGCGCAATCACATGAAGTCGCTAATAGCCATGTTGGAGGAAAGCAATAAGACGTGCATTTTTGTCGAATTTAATAACTGTTTTAATGCTAGCATCGAATTAATATCGCttagaaaaacaaaacatacTTATATTAATTGTTACATAATACCAATGGAATTACTTGAGAAggcaaaaatttatttcaaaaaaaatctggAAGatataaattctttatatagAGAAAACAAGCAGTTAATTATcacgaaaaataaatatgcccCTTATAATGTTTTACCGAAACAGATTCCCTACGTTTCGGTCAATTTTTCGCTAGTGGAGACGTATATAcaagaaattgaaaataattatgattacataaatatgtgtaaatgtatttttacagATCTTTTTAAGAaggataaattttataaatgttttcaaaattttcaacagTATGTGAATGCTGTGGAGACGTTTAAATCTGCCTATGGAAAGTACGATTGGACGACTTATATAAATTGA
- a CDS encoding hypothetical protein (putative) — MKNSQMERKKYSVHNLVKLINERNKQNVRNKQLAVGADGTTSIKAGDGLDGETHYDFCHIENNGQCQNQKCSCKKLYRFKKIKKAPINKKFKGIVLTPFCEKYFSINDKATVENFGLSVIDCSWKSLDLLKKSKFANQRKLPYIIAVNSINYGKPYKLSCLESLAFCLYVCGYNKQCTDILNIYKWSSSFVNLNGELLDMYKLCNTHEEVKNVEDEFIHNSLNEKEKRKKIDHYKVIYEDGYL; from the exons atgaagaactcccagatggaaagaaaaaagtactCAGTTCACAATTTGGTAAAACTTATTAATGAGAGGAATAAACAGAACGTAAGGAATAAGCAGCTGGCTGTAGGGGCGGACGGTACGACAAGTATCAAGGCAGGGGACGGTCTAGATGGAGAAACGCACTATGATTTTTGCCACATTGAGAATAATGGGCAG TGCCAAAACCAAAAGTGCTCCTGTAAGAAGTTATaccgatttaaaaaaataaaaaaggcaccCATCAACAAAAAGTTTAAAGGAATCGTATTAACGCCATTCTGCGAGAAATACTTTTCCATAAATGACAAAGCCACTGTGGAGAATTTTGGCCTGTCCGTAATTGACTGTTCTTGGAAATCGCTGGACTTATTGAAAAAATCCAAGTTCGCAAACCAGAGGAAATTACCCTACATCATTGCAGTTAATAGTATAAATTATGGAAAGCCATACAAGCTCTCCTGCTTGGAATCGTTGGCATTCTGCTTATATGTCTGTGGCTACAACAAACAATGTACCGATATTCTCAACATTTACAAATGGAGCTCAAGTTTTGTAAATCTGAATGGAGAGTTGCTCGATATGTACAAATTATGCAACACCCATGAGGAGGTGAAGAATGTTGAAGATGAATTTATTCATAATTCGCTcaacgaaaaggagaaacggaaaaaaatagaccaCTACAAGGTTATATATGAGGATGGCTACTTGTAG